In one Brienomyrus brachyistius isolate T26 chromosome 7, BBRACH_0.4, whole genome shotgun sequence genomic region, the following are encoded:
- the nrarpa gene encoding notch-regulated ankyrin repeat-containing protein A, with amino-acid sequence MSQAEISTCSAPQRVFQEAVKKGNTKELHSLLQNMTNCEFNVNSFGPEGQTALHQSVIDGNLELVKLLVKFGADIRLANREGWSALHIAAFGGHQDIVLYLITKAKYASGAR; translated from the coding sequence ATGAGCCAGGCGGAGATCTCGACGTGCTCGGCGCCGCAGAGGGTTTTCCAGGAGGCGGTGAAGAAGGGCAACACGAAGGAGCTGCACTCGCTCCTGCAGAACATGACAAACTGCGAGTTCAACGTGAACTCCTTCGGCCCCGAGGGGCAGACGGCCCTGCACCAGTCCGTCATCGACGGCAACCTGGAACTGGTCAAGCTGCTGGTTAAATTCGGGGCCGACATCCGTCTGGCCAACAGAGAAGGCTGGAGCGCTTTACATATCGCCGCTTTCGGGGGACACCAAGACATAGTGCTATACCTCATCACCAAGGCCAAGTATGCCTCCGGCGCACGGTGA